The Impatiens glandulifera chromosome 3, dImpGla2.1, whole genome shotgun sequence genome contains a region encoding:
- the LOC124930703 gene encoding mitogen-activated protein kinase homolog 1, with amino-acid sequence MATPVEPPNGIRSPGKHYYSMWQTLFEIDTKYVPIKPIGRGAYGIVCSSVNRETNEKVAIKKIHNAFENRIDALRTLRELKLLRNLVHDNVIALKDVMMPVQKKSFKDVYLVYELMDTDLHQIIKSSQSLTNDHCQYFLFQLLRGLKYLHSANILHRDLKPGNLLINGNCDLKICDFGLARTSNENGQFMTEYVVTRWYRAPELLLCCDNYGTCIDVWSVGCIFAELLGRKPIFPGTECLNQLKLIVNVLGSQREDDLEFIDNPKAKRFIKTLSYSQGTSLSHLYPNAHPLAIDLLQKMLVFDPTKRISVSEALQHPYMSPLYDPNSDPPARVPIELDIDEDLCEDMIRENMWEEMLHYHPEAAVNG; translated from the coding sequence ATGGCAACCCCTGTTGAACCTCCAAATGGAATAAGATCGCCTGGTAAACATTATTACTCGATGTGGCAAACCTTGTTCGAGATCGATACAAAATATGTACCAATCAAGCCGATAGGGCGAGGAGCTTATGGAATTGTCTGTTCTTCCGTTAACAGAGAAACAAACGAAAAGGTAGCAATCAAGAAGATACACAACGCATTCGAGAACAGAATCGACGCACTTCGAACTCTACGAGAATTGAAACTCCTCCGAAACCTAGTCCACGATAACGTGATCGCTTTGAAAGACGTGATGATGCCGGTCCAGAAGAAAAGTTTCAAAGATGTATACTTGGTTTACGAGCTAATGGATACTGATTTGCATCAAATCATCAAGTCTTCTCAATCCCTAACAAATGATCATTGCCAATATTTCCTCTTTCAGTTACTTAGAGGACTTAAGTACCTTCATTCCGCTAATATCCTCCATCGTGACTTGAAACCCGGAAATCTTCTGATAAATGGAAACTGTGACCTTAAAATCTGTGATTTTGGTCTTGCCCGTACTAGCAATGAAAACGGGCAGTTCATGACAGAGTATGTTGTTACACGATGGTATAGGGCACCCGAGCTTCTCCTATGTTGTGATAATTATGGAAcatgtattgatgtttggtcTGTTGGATGTATTTTTGCTGAACTTCTTGGACGAAAACCTATCTTTCCAGGGACCGAGTGTCTGAACCAACTGAAACTGATTGTTAATGTTCTTGGTAGCCAGAGGGAAGATGATCTTGAGTTTATTGATAATCCAAAGGCAAAGAGATTCATTAAGACACTGTCTTATTCTCAAGGGACATCGTTATCTCATCTTTACCCGAATGCACATCCTTTGGCAATTGACCTTTTACAGAAGATGCTTGTTTTTGATCCAACAAAAAGGATTAGTGTGTCTGAAGCACTCCAACACCCTTATATGTCTCCTCTGTATGATCCAAACAGTGACCCACCTGCCCGGGTTCCAATTGAGCTTGATATTGATGAAGATTTATGTGAAGATATGATAAGGGAGAACATGTGGGAAGAAATGCTTCATTATCATCCTGAAGCAGCAGTCAATGGTTAA